From a single Peromyscus maniculatus bairdii isolate BWxNUB_F1_BW_parent chromosome 4, HU_Pman_BW_mat_3.1, whole genome shotgun sequence genomic region:
- the Ralgds gene encoding ral guanine nucleotide dissociation stimulator isoform X11 produces the protein MQSSTQEIGEELINGVIYSISLRKVQLHQGATKGQRWLGCENESALNLYETCKVRTVKAGTLEKLVEHLVPAFQGSDLSYVTIFLCTYRAFTTTQQVLDLLFKRYGRCDALTASSRYGCILPYSSEDGGPQDQLKNAISSILGTWLDQYSEDFCQPPDFPCLRQLVAYVQLNMPGSDLERRAHLLLAQLEDLEPSEAEPEALSPAPVLSLKPASQLEPAPALLLTSSPVAASAREPEPAPASEPDPVPEPPARASSPVAAPASEPEPAPAPPPEPEPSLAPAPELEPPLLQTLELEPAPVPAPALEPSWPLPGATENGLDVKPHLLLFPPDLVAEQFTLMDAELFKKVVPYHCLGSIWSQRDKKGKEHLAPTIRATVAQFNNVANCVITTCLGDQSMKAPDRARVVEHWIEVARECRVLKNFSSLYAILSALQSNAIHRLKKTWEEVSRDSFRVFQKLSEIFSDENNYSLSRELLIKEGTSKFATLEMNPRRAQRRQKETGVIQGTVPYLGTFLTDLVMLDTAMKDYLYGRLINFEKRRKEFEVIAQIKLLQSACNNYSIAPEEHFGAWFRAMERLSEAESYNLSCELEPPSESASNTLRSKKSTAIVKRWSDRQAPSTELSTSSSAHSKSCDQLRCGPYLGSGDITDALSVHSAGSSSSDVEEINMSFVPESPDGQEKKFWESASQSSPETSGISSASSSTSSSSASTTPVSTTRTHKRSVSGVCSYSSSLPLYNQQVGDCCIIRVSLDVDNGNMYKSILVTSQDKAPTVIRKAMDKHNLDEDEPEDYELVQIISEDHKLKIPENANVFYAMNSTANYDFILKKRTFTKGVKVKHGASSTLPRMKQKGLKIAKGIF, from the exons AGCTCTACGCAGGAGATTGGGGAGGAGCTGATCAACGGGGTCATCTACTCCATCTCCCTGCGCAAGGTGCAGCTACACCAGGGAGCCACCAAGGGCCAGCGCTGGCTGGGG TGTGAGAATGAGTCGGCCCTGAACCTCTATGAGACCTGCAAAGTGCGCACAGTGAAGGCCGGCACTCTGGAGAAGCTGGTGGAGCACCTGGTGCCTGCCTTCCAGGGCAGTGACCTTTCCTACGTCACCATCTTCCTGTGCACCTACAGAGccttcaccaccacccagcaggtgCTAGACCTGCTCTTCAAGAG GTACGGTAGATGTGACGCCCTCACGGCCTCCTCTAGATATGGCTGCATCCTCCCGTACTCCAGTGAGGACGGTGGACCGCAGGACCAACTCAAAAA TGCCATCTCCTCCATCCTGGGCACCTGGCTGGACCAGTACTCGGAGGATTTCTGCCAGCCTCCGGACTTCCCCTGCCTCAGGCAGCTGGTGGCTTACGTGCAGCTCAACATGCCCGGCTCAGACCTCGAGCGCCGTGCCCACCTTCTTCTGGCCCAGCTGGAGGACCTGGAGCCCAGTGAGGCTGAGCCTGAGG ccctgtctccagctccagtgCTCTCTCTGAAACCAGCTTCGCAGCTAGAGCCAGCTCCAGCCCTGCTTCTGACATCCAGCCCCGTGGCGGCATCGGCCcgggagccagagccagcacCAGCCTCGGAGCCGGATCCGGTCCCAGAACCACCAGCACGGGCATCCAGCCCAGTGGCGGCACCAGCTTCTGAGCCGGAGCCAGCTCCAGCGCCACCTCCAGAGCCTGAGCCGTCCCTAGCACCGGCTCCGGAGCTGGAGCCGCCTCTCTTGCAGACTCTAGAGCTTGAGCCCGCTCCTGTGCCAGCTCCTGCACTAGAGCCGTCCTGGCCTCTGCCTGGAGCCACAGAGAATGGACTGGATGTGAAGCCTCACCTCCTGCTCTTCCCTCCAGACCTGGTGGCCGAGCAGTTTACACTGATGGACGCC GAACTATTCAAGAAAGTGGTGCCCTACCACTGCCTGGGCTCCATCTGGTCCCAGCGGGACAAGAAGGGCAAGGAGCACCTCGCGCCTACCATCCGTGCCACCGTCGCCCAGTTCAACAACGTGGCCAACTGTGTCATTACTACCTGCCTTGGGGACCAGAGCATGAAGGCCCCGGACAGGGCCCGGGTGGTGGAACACTGGATCGAGGTGGCCAGG GAGTGCAGAGTGCTCAagaatttctcctccctctacgcCATCCtctctgctctacagagcaaTGCCATCCACCGCCTAAAGAAGACCTGGGAAGAGGTCTCCAG GGACAGTTTTCGAGTGTTCCAGAAACTGTCGGAGATTTTCTCTGATGAGAACAACTACTCACTGAGCAGAGAGCTACTCATCAAG GAGGGGACCTCCAAGTTCGCCACACTGGAAATGAACCCTAGGAGAGCCCAGAGGCGGCAGAAGGAGACG GGTGTCATCCAGGGCACTGTCCCCTACCTGGGCACATTCCTCACTGACCTGGTGATGCTGGACACTGCCATGAAGGACTATCTGTAT GGAAGACTCATCAACTTcgaaaagagaaggaag GAGTTCGAAGTGATCGCCCAGATCAAGCTGCTGCAGTCCGCCTGCAACAATTACAGCATTGCTCCCGAGGAGCACTTTGGAGCCTGGTTCCGAGCCATGGAACGGCTCAGTGAGGCTGAGAG CTACAACCTCTCGTGTGAGCTGGAGCCCCCGTCCGAGTCAGCCAGCAACACCCTCAGGAGCAAGAAAAGCACGGCCATCGTCAAGCGCTGGAGCGA CCGCCAGGCTCCCAGCACGGAGCTCAGTACCAGTAGCAGTGCCCACTCCAAGTCCTGTGACCAGCTCCGGTGCGGCCCCTACCTCGGCAGCGGGGACATCACTGACGCCCTCAGTGTGCACTCAGCTGGTTCTTCTAGCTCTGACGTGGAAGAAATCAACATGAGCTTTGTCCCAGAGTCTCCTGATGGCCAGGAAAAGAAG TTCTGGGAGTCAGCCTCCCAGTCATCCCCAGAGACCTCTGGCATCAgctcagcctccagcagcacctCCTCTTCATCAGCCTCTACCACACCCGTGTCTACCACACGTACCCACAAGCGCTCCGTCTCAGGGGTCTGCAGCTACAGCTCCTCACTGCCACTCTATAACCAGCAGGTGGGCGACTGCTGCATCATTCGGGTCAGCCTGGATGTGGACAACGGGAACATGTACAAGAGCATCCTG GTGACCAGCCAGGATAAGGCCCCGACCGTCATCCGAAAAGCCATGGACAAACACAACCTGGATGAGGACGAGCCAGAGGACTACGAGCTGGTACAGATCATCTCAGAAGATCACA AGCTGAAGATTCCAGAAAACGCCAACGTGTTCTATGCCATGAACTCTACCGCCAACTATGACTTTATCCTAAAGAAGCGGACCTTCACCAAGGGGGTTAAGGTCAAGCATGGAGCCAGCTCCACTCTCCCTCGTATGAAGCAGAAAGGACTCAAGATTGCCAAAGGCATCTTCTAA
- the Ralgds gene encoding ral guanine nucleotide dissociation stimulator isoform X9 — protein sequence MQSSTQEIGEELINGVIYSISLRKVQLHQGATKGQRWLGCENESALNLYETCKVRTVKAGTLEKLVEHLVPAFQGSDLSYVTIFLCTYRAFTTTQQVLDLLFKSRYGRCDALTASSRYGCILPYSSEDGGPQDQLKNAISSILGTWLDQYSEDFCQPPDFPCLRQLVAYVQLNMPGSDLERRAHLLLAQLEDLEPSEAEPEALSPAPVLSLKPASQLEPAPALLLTSSPVAASAREPEPAPASEPDPVPEPPARASSPVAAPASEPEPAPAPPPEPEPSLAPAPELEPPLLQTLELEPAPVPAPALEPSWPLPGATENGLDVKPHLLLFPPDLVAEQFTLMDAELFKKVVPYHCLGSIWSQRDKKGKEHLAPTIRATVAQFNNVANCVITTCLGDQSMKAPDRARVVEHWIEVARECRVLKNFSSLYAILSALQSNAIHRLKKTWEEVSRDSFRVFQKLSEIFSDENNYSLSRELLIKEGTSKFATLEMNPRRAQRRQKETGVIQGTVPYLGTFLTDLVMLDTAMKDYLYGRLINFEKRRKEFEVIAQIKLLQSACNNYSIAPEEHFGAWFRAMERLSEAESYNLSCELEPPSESASNTLRSKKSTAIVKRWSDRQAPSTELSTSSSAHSKSCDQLRCGPYLGSGDITDALSVHSAGSSSSDVEEINMSFVPESPDGQEKKFWESASQSSPETSGISSASSSTSSSSASTTPVSTTRTHKRSVSGVCSYSSSLPLYNQQVGDCCIIRVSLDVDNGNMYKSILVTSQDKAPTVIRKAMDKHNLDEDEPEDYELVQIISEDHKLKIPENANVFYAMNSTANYDFILKKRTFTKGVKVKHGASSTLPRMKQKGLKIAKGIF from the exons AGCTCTACGCAGGAGATTGGGGAGGAGCTGATCAACGGGGTCATCTACTCCATCTCCCTGCGCAAGGTGCAGCTACACCAGGGAGCCACCAAGGGCCAGCGCTGGCTGGGG TGTGAGAATGAGTCGGCCCTGAACCTCTATGAGACCTGCAAAGTGCGCACAGTGAAGGCCGGCACTCTGGAGAAGCTGGTGGAGCACCTGGTGCCTGCCTTCCAGGGCAGTGACCTTTCCTACGTCACCATCTTCCTGTGCACCTACAGAGccttcaccaccacccagcaggtgCTAGACCTGCTCTTCAAGAG CAGGTACGGTAGATGTGACGCCCTCACGGCCTCCTCTAGATATGGCTGCATCCTCCCGTACTCCAGTGAGGACGGTGGACCGCAGGACCAACTCAAAAA TGCCATCTCCTCCATCCTGGGCACCTGGCTGGACCAGTACTCGGAGGATTTCTGCCAGCCTCCGGACTTCCCCTGCCTCAGGCAGCTGGTGGCTTACGTGCAGCTCAACATGCCCGGCTCAGACCTCGAGCGCCGTGCCCACCTTCTTCTGGCCCAGCTGGAGGACCTGGAGCCCAGTGAGGCTGAGCCTGAGG ccctgtctccagctccagtgCTCTCTCTGAAACCAGCTTCGCAGCTAGAGCCAGCTCCAGCCCTGCTTCTGACATCCAGCCCCGTGGCGGCATCGGCCcgggagccagagccagcacCAGCCTCGGAGCCGGATCCGGTCCCAGAACCACCAGCACGGGCATCCAGCCCAGTGGCGGCACCAGCTTCTGAGCCGGAGCCAGCTCCAGCGCCACCTCCAGAGCCTGAGCCGTCCCTAGCACCGGCTCCGGAGCTGGAGCCGCCTCTCTTGCAGACTCTAGAGCTTGAGCCCGCTCCTGTGCCAGCTCCTGCACTAGAGCCGTCCTGGCCTCTGCCTGGAGCCACAGAGAATGGACTGGATGTGAAGCCTCACCTCCTGCTCTTCCCTCCAGACCTGGTGGCCGAGCAGTTTACACTGATGGACGCC GAACTATTCAAGAAAGTGGTGCCCTACCACTGCCTGGGCTCCATCTGGTCCCAGCGGGACAAGAAGGGCAAGGAGCACCTCGCGCCTACCATCCGTGCCACCGTCGCCCAGTTCAACAACGTGGCCAACTGTGTCATTACTACCTGCCTTGGGGACCAGAGCATGAAGGCCCCGGACAGGGCCCGGGTGGTGGAACACTGGATCGAGGTGGCCAGG GAGTGCAGAGTGCTCAagaatttctcctccctctacgcCATCCtctctgctctacagagcaaTGCCATCCACCGCCTAAAGAAGACCTGGGAAGAGGTCTCCAG GGACAGTTTTCGAGTGTTCCAGAAACTGTCGGAGATTTTCTCTGATGAGAACAACTACTCACTGAGCAGAGAGCTACTCATCAAG GAGGGGACCTCCAAGTTCGCCACACTGGAAATGAACCCTAGGAGAGCCCAGAGGCGGCAGAAGGAGACG GGTGTCATCCAGGGCACTGTCCCCTACCTGGGCACATTCCTCACTGACCTGGTGATGCTGGACACTGCCATGAAGGACTATCTGTAT GGAAGACTCATCAACTTcgaaaagagaaggaag GAGTTCGAAGTGATCGCCCAGATCAAGCTGCTGCAGTCCGCCTGCAACAATTACAGCATTGCTCCCGAGGAGCACTTTGGAGCCTGGTTCCGAGCCATGGAACGGCTCAGTGAGGCTGAGAG CTACAACCTCTCGTGTGAGCTGGAGCCCCCGTCCGAGTCAGCCAGCAACACCCTCAGGAGCAAGAAAAGCACGGCCATCGTCAAGCGCTGGAGCGA CCGCCAGGCTCCCAGCACGGAGCTCAGTACCAGTAGCAGTGCCCACTCCAAGTCCTGTGACCAGCTCCGGTGCGGCCCCTACCTCGGCAGCGGGGACATCACTGACGCCCTCAGTGTGCACTCAGCTGGTTCTTCTAGCTCTGACGTGGAAGAAATCAACATGAGCTTTGTCCCAGAGTCTCCTGATGGCCAGGAAAAGAAG TTCTGGGAGTCAGCCTCCCAGTCATCCCCAGAGACCTCTGGCATCAgctcagcctccagcagcacctCCTCTTCATCAGCCTCTACCACACCCGTGTCTACCACACGTACCCACAAGCGCTCCGTCTCAGGGGTCTGCAGCTACAGCTCCTCACTGCCACTCTATAACCAGCAGGTGGGCGACTGCTGCATCATTCGGGTCAGCCTGGATGTGGACAACGGGAACATGTACAAGAGCATCCTG GTGACCAGCCAGGATAAGGCCCCGACCGTCATCCGAAAAGCCATGGACAAACACAACCTGGATGAGGACGAGCCAGAGGACTACGAGCTGGTACAGATCATCTCAGAAGATCACA AGCTGAAGATTCCAGAAAACGCCAACGTGTTCTATGCCATGAACTCTACCGCCAACTATGACTTTATCCTAAAGAAGCGGACCTTCACCAAGGGGGTTAAGGTCAAGCATGGAGCCAGCTCCACTCTCCCTCGTATGAAGCAGAAAGGACTCAAGATTGCCAAAGGCATCTTCTAA
- the Ralgds gene encoding ral guanine nucleotide dissociation stimulator isoform X14: protein MMVDCQSSTQEIGEELINGVIYSISLRKVQLHQGATKGQRWLGCENESALNLYETCKVRTVKAGTLEKLVEHLVPAFQGSDLSYVTIFLCTYRAFTTTQQVLDLLFKRYGRCDALTASSRYGCILPYSSEDGGPQDQLKNAISSILGTWLDQYSEDFCQPPDFPCLRQLVAYVQLNMPGSDLERRAHLLLAQLEDLEPSEAEPEALSPAPVLSLKPASQLEPAPALLLTSSPVAASAREPEPAPASEPDPVPEPPARASSPVAAPASEPEPAPAPPPEPEPSLAPAPELEPPLLQTLELEPAPVPAPALEPSWPLPGATENGLDVKPHLLLFPPDLVAEQFTLMDAELFKKVVPYHCLGSIWSQRDKKGKEHLAPTIRATVAQFNNVANCVITTCLGDQSMKAPDRARVVEHWIEVARECRVLKNFSSLYAILSALQSNAIHRLKKTWEEVSRDSFRVFQKLSEIFSDENNYSLSRELLIKEGTSKFATLEMNPRRAQRRQKETGVIQGTVPYLGTFLTDLVMLDTAMKDYLYGRLINFEKRRKEFEVIAQIKLLQSACNNYSIAPEEHFGAWFRAMERLSEAESYNLSCELEPPSESASNTLRSKKSTAIVKRWSDRQAPSTELSTSSSAHSKSCDQLRCGPYLGSGDITDALSVHSAGSSSSDVEEINMSFVPESPDGQEKKVGDCCIIRVSLDVDNGNMYKSILVTSQDKAPTVIRKAMDKHNLDEDEPEDYELVQIISEDHKLKIPENANVFYAMNSTANYDFILKKRTFTKGVKVKHGASSTLPRMKQKGLKIAKGIF from the exons AGCTCTACGCAGGAGATTGGGGAGGAGCTGATCAACGGGGTCATCTACTCCATCTCCCTGCGCAAGGTGCAGCTACACCAGGGAGCCACCAAGGGCCAGCGCTGGCTGGGG TGTGAGAATGAGTCGGCCCTGAACCTCTATGAGACCTGCAAAGTGCGCACAGTGAAGGCCGGCACTCTGGAGAAGCTGGTGGAGCACCTGGTGCCTGCCTTCCAGGGCAGTGACCTTTCCTACGTCACCATCTTCCTGTGCACCTACAGAGccttcaccaccacccagcaggtgCTAGACCTGCTCTTCAAGAG GTACGGTAGATGTGACGCCCTCACGGCCTCCTCTAGATATGGCTGCATCCTCCCGTACTCCAGTGAGGACGGTGGACCGCAGGACCAACTCAAAAA TGCCATCTCCTCCATCCTGGGCACCTGGCTGGACCAGTACTCGGAGGATTTCTGCCAGCCTCCGGACTTCCCCTGCCTCAGGCAGCTGGTGGCTTACGTGCAGCTCAACATGCCCGGCTCAGACCTCGAGCGCCGTGCCCACCTTCTTCTGGCCCAGCTGGAGGACCTGGAGCCCAGTGAGGCTGAGCCTGAGG ccctgtctccagctccagtgCTCTCTCTGAAACCAGCTTCGCAGCTAGAGCCAGCTCCAGCCCTGCTTCTGACATCCAGCCCCGTGGCGGCATCGGCCcgggagccagagccagcacCAGCCTCGGAGCCGGATCCGGTCCCAGAACCACCAGCACGGGCATCCAGCCCAGTGGCGGCACCAGCTTCTGAGCCGGAGCCAGCTCCAGCGCCACCTCCAGAGCCTGAGCCGTCCCTAGCACCGGCTCCGGAGCTGGAGCCGCCTCTCTTGCAGACTCTAGAGCTTGAGCCCGCTCCTGTGCCAGCTCCTGCACTAGAGCCGTCCTGGCCTCTGCCTGGAGCCACAGAGAATGGACTGGATGTGAAGCCTCACCTCCTGCTCTTCCCTCCAGACCTGGTGGCCGAGCAGTTTACACTGATGGACGCC GAACTATTCAAGAAAGTGGTGCCCTACCACTGCCTGGGCTCCATCTGGTCCCAGCGGGACAAGAAGGGCAAGGAGCACCTCGCGCCTACCATCCGTGCCACCGTCGCCCAGTTCAACAACGTGGCCAACTGTGTCATTACTACCTGCCTTGGGGACCAGAGCATGAAGGCCCCGGACAGGGCCCGGGTGGTGGAACACTGGATCGAGGTGGCCAGG GAGTGCAGAGTGCTCAagaatttctcctccctctacgcCATCCtctctgctctacagagcaaTGCCATCCACCGCCTAAAGAAGACCTGGGAAGAGGTCTCCAG GGACAGTTTTCGAGTGTTCCAGAAACTGTCGGAGATTTTCTCTGATGAGAACAACTACTCACTGAGCAGAGAGCTACTCATCAAG GAGGGGACCTCCAAGTTCGCCACACTGGAAATGAACCCTAGGAGAGCCCAGAGGCGGCAGAAGGAGACG GGTGTCATCCAGGGCACTGTCCCCTACCTGGGCACATTCCTCACTGACCTGGTGATGCTGGACACTGCCATGAAGGACTATCTGTAT GGAAGACTCATCAACTTcgaaaagagaaggaag GAGTTCGAAGTGATCGCCCAGATCAAGCTGCTGCAGTCCGCCTGCAACAATTACAGCATTGCTCCCGAGGAGCACTTTGGAGCCTGGTTCCGAGCCATGGAACGGCTCAGTGAGGCTGAGAG CTACAACCTCTCGTGTGAGCTGGAGCCCCCGTCCGAGTCAGCCAGCAACACCCTCAGGAGCAAGAAAAGCACGGCCATCGTCAAGCGCTGGAGCGA CCGCCAGGCTCCCAGCACGGAGCTCAGTACCAGTAGCAGTGCCCACTCCAAGTCCTGTGACCAGCTCCGGTGCGGCCCCTACCTCGGCAGCGGGGACATCACTGACGCCCTCAGTGTGCACTCAGCTGGTTCTTCTAGCTCTGACGTGGAAGAAATCAACATGAGCTTTGTCCCAGAGTCTCCTGATGGCCAGGAAAAGAAG GTGGGCGACTGCTGCATCATTCGGGTCAGCCTGGATGTGGACAACGGGAACATGTACAAGAGCATCCTG GTGACCAGCCAGGATAAGGCCCCGACCGTCATCCGAAAAGCCATGGACAAACACAACCTGGATGAGGACGAGCCAGAGGACTACGAGCTGGTACAGATCATCTCAGAAGATCACA AGCTGAAGATTCCAGAAAACGCCAACGTGTTCTATGCCATGAACTCTACCGCCAACTATGACTTTATCCTAAAGAAGCGGACCTTCACCAAGGGGGTTAAGGTCAAGCATGGAGCCAGCTCCACTCTCCCTCGTATGAAGCAGAAAGGACTCAAGATTGCCAAAGGCATCTTCTAA
- the Ralgds gene encoding ral guanine nucleotide dissociation stimulator isoform X18, whose product MKLPSSTQEIGEELINGVIYSISLRKVQLHQGATKGQRWLGCENESALNLYETCKVRTVKAGTLEKLVEHLVPAFQGSDLSYVTIFLCTYRAFTTTQQVLDLLFKSRYGRCDALTASSRYGCILPYSSEDGGPQDQLKNAISSILGTWLDQYSEDFCQPPDFPCLRQLVAYVQLNMPGSDLERRAHLLLAQLEDLEPSEAEPEALSPAPVLSLKPASQLEPAPALLLTSSPVAASAREPEPAPASEPDPVPEPPARASSPVAAPASEPEPAPAPPPEPEPSLAPAPELEPPLLQTLELEPAPVPAPALEPSWPLPGATENGLDVKPHLLLFPPDLVAEQFTLMDAELFKKVVPYHCLGSIWSQRDKKGKEHLAPTIRATVAQFNNVANCVITTCLGDQSMKAPDRARVVEHWIEVARECRVLKNFSSLYAILSALQSNAIHRLKKTWEEVSRDSFRVFQKLSEIFSDENNYSLSRELLIKEGTSKFATLEMNPRRAQRRQKETGVIQGTVPYLGTFLTDLVMLDTAMKDYLYGRLINFEKRRKEFEVIAQIKLLQSACNNYSIAPEEHFGAWFRAMERLSEAESYNLSCELEPPSESASNTLRSKKSTAIVKRWSDRQAPSTELSTSSSAHSKSCDQLRCGPYLGSGDITDALSVHSAGSSSSDVEEINMSFVPESPDGQEKKFWESASQSSPETSGISSASSSTSSSSASTTPVSTTRTHKRSVSGVCSYSSSLPLYNQQVGDCCIIRVSLDVDNGNMYKSILVTSQDKAPTVIRKAMDKHNLDEDEPEDYELVQIISEDHKLKIPENANVFYAMNSTANYDFILKKRTFTKGVKVKHGASSTLPRMKQKGLKIAKGIF is encoded by the exons AGCTCTACGCAGGAGATTGGGGAGGAGCTGATCAACGGGGTCATCTACTCCATCTCCCTGCGCAAGGTGCAGCTACACCAGGGAGCCACCAAGGGCCAGCGCTGGCTGGGG TGTGAGAATGAGTCGGCCCTGAACCTCTATGAGACCTGCAAAGTGCGCACAGTGAAGGCCGGCACTCTGGAGAAGCTGGTGGAGCACCTGGTGCCTGCCTTCCAGGGCAGTGACCTTTCCTACGTCACCATCTTCCTGTGCACCTACAGAGccttcaccaccacccagcaggtgCTAGACCTGCTCTTCAAGAG CAGGTACGGTAGATGTGACGCCCTCACGGCCTCCTCTAGATATGGCTGCATCCTCCCGTACTCCAGTGAGGACGGTGGACCGCAGGACCAACTCAAAAA TGCCATCTCCTCCATCCTGGGCACCTGGCTGGACCAGTACTCGGAGGATTTCTGCCAGCCTCCGGACTTCCCCTGCCTCAGGCAGCTGGTGGCTTACGTGCAGCTCAACATGCCCGGCTCAGACCTCGAGCGCCGTGCCCACCTTCTTCTGGCCCAGCTGGAGGACCTGGAGCCCAGTGAGGCTGAGCCTGAGG ccctgtctccagctccagtgCTCTCTCTGAAACCAGCTTCGCAGCTAGAGCCAGCTCCAGCCCTGCTTCTGACATCCAGCCCCGTGGCGGCATCGGCCcgggagccagagccagcacCAGCCTCGGAGCCGGATCCGGTCCCAGAACCACCAGCACGGGCATCCAGCCCAGTGGCGGCACCAGCTTCTGAGCCGGAGCCAGCTCCAGCGCCACCTCCAGAGCCTGAGCCGTCCCTAGCACCGGCTCCGGAGCTGGAGCCGCCTCTCTTGCAGACTCTAGAGCTTGAGCCCGCTCCTGTGCCAGCTCCTGCACTAGAGCCGTCCTGGCCTCTGCCTGGAGCCACAGAGAATGGACTGGATGTGAAGCCTCACCTCCTGCTCTTCCCTCCAGACCTGGTGGCCGAGCAGTTTACACTGATGGACGCC GAACTATTCAAGAAAGTGGTGCCCTACCACTGCCTGGGCTCCATCTGGTCCCAGCGGGACAAGAAGGGCAAGGAGCACCTCGCGCCTACCATCCGTGCCACCGTCGCCCAGTTCAACAACGTGGCCAACTGTGTCATTACTACCTGCCTTGGGGACCAGAGCATGAAGGCCCCGGACAGGGCCCGGGTGGTGGAACACTGGATCGAGGTGGCCAGG GAGTGCAGAGTGCTCAagaatttctcctccctctacgcCATCCtctctgctctacagagcaaTGCCATCCACCGCCTAAAGAAGACCTGGGAAGAGGTCTCCAG GGACAGTTTTCGAGTGTTCCAGAAACTGTCGGAGATTTTCTCTGATGAGAACAACTACTCACTGAGCAGAGAGCTACTCATCAAG GAGGGGACCTCCAAGTTCGCCACACTGGAAATGAACCCTAGGAGAGCCCAGAGGCGGCAGAAGGAGACG GGTGTCATCCAGGGCACTGTCCCCTACCTGGGCACATTCCTCACTGACCTGGTGATGCTGGACACTGCCATGAAGGACTATCTGTAT GGAAGACTCATCAACTTcgaaaagagaaggaag GAGTTCGAAGTGATCGCCCAGATCAAGCTGCTGCAGTCCGCCTGCAACAATTACAGCATTGCTCCCGAGGAGCACTTTGGAGCCTGGTTCCGAGCCATGGAACGGCTCAGTGAGGCTGAGAG CTACAACCTCTCGTGTGAGCTGGAGCCCCCGTCCGAGTCAGCCAGCAACACCCTCAGGAGCAAGAAAAGCACGGCCATCGTCAAGCGCTGGAGCGA CCGCCAGGCTCCCAGCACGGAGCTCAGTACCAGTAGCAGTGCCCACTCCAAGTCCTGTGACCAGCTCCGGTGCGGCCCCTACCTCGGCAGCGGGGACATCACTGACGCCCTCAGTGTGCACTCAGCTGGTTCTTCTAGCTCTGACGTGGAAGAAATCAACATGAGCTTTGTCCCAGAGTCTCCTGATGGCCAGGAAAAGAAG TTCTGGGAGTCAGCCTCCCAGTCATCCCCAGAGACCTCTGGCATCAgctcagcctccagcagcacctCCTCTTCATCAGCCTCTACCACACCCGTGTCTACCACACGTACCCACAAGCGCTCCGTCTCAGGGGTCTGCAGCTACAGCTCCTCACTGCCACTCTATAACCAGCAGGTGGGCGACTGCTGCATCATTCGGGTCAGCCTGGATGTGGACAACGGGAACATGTACAAGAGCATCCTG GTGACCAGCCAGGATAAGGCCCCGACCGTCATCCGAAAAGCCATGGACAAACACAACCTGGATGAGGACGAGCCAGAGGACTACGAGCTGGTACAGATCATCTCAGAAGATCACA AGCTGAAGATTCCAGAAAACGCCAACGTGTTCTATGCCATGAACTCTACCGCCAACTATGACTTTATCCTAAAGAAGCGGACCTTCACCAAGGGGGTTAAGGTCAAGCATGGAGCCAGCTCCACTCTCCCTCGTATGAAGCAGAAAGGACTCAAGATTGCCAAAGGCATCTTCTAA